A window of Nicotiana tabacum cultivar K326 chromosome 24, ASM71507v2, whole genome shotgun sequence contains these coding sequences:
- the LOC107802358 gene encoding chaperone protein dnaJ 72: protein MDHYKILGLTRSASKEDIKQAFRKLAMEFHPDKHVHSPQQLKENATLKFKQVSEAYETLIDDRKRADYNIRQNSYRNSANNYYSGGNSDNYYRNSYQNSYRNNYGYGYGYSRPADGGSASVFTKLETVMRFMTTRAFLLNAALAGVLLGATYVVDAGGEALWKMQNSGKSFEEAMESVEKAKAFDDKR from the exons ATGGATCACTACAAAATATTAGGGTTAACACGAAGCGCAAGCAAGGAAGATATTAAACAAGCGTTTCGAAAATTGGCAATGGAATTTCATCCCGACAAGCACGTACATTCACCGCAACAGTTAAAGGAAAACGCTACTCTCAAATTCAAGCAAGTTTCCGAAGCGTACGAGACTCTGATCGACGATCGCAAACGCGCTGATTACAATATTCGTCAAAATAGTTACCGGAATTCTGCGAATAATTATTATAGCGGTGGTAATAGTGACAATTATTACCGTAATAGTTATCAGAACAGTTATAGGAATAATTACGGTTATGGATATGGGTATAGTCGGCCTGCAGATGGAGGTTCTGCTAGCGTTTTTACCAAATTGGAAACGGTTATGCGGTTCATGACCACGCGGGCGTTTCTCCTCAACGCTGCCTTGGCTGG TGTATTGTTAGGTGCAACATATGTAGTTGATGCAGGTGGGGAGGCACTATGGAAGATGCAAAATTCTGGA AAATCGTTTGAAGAAGCAATGGAATCTGTAGAAAAAGCAAAAGCATTTGATGACAAAAGATGA